The following nucleotide sequence is from Candidatus Binataceae bacterium.
CGCCGAGCGGCCGCGATGCTCGGCACTGCCATTCTCCAGGTCGGGACGCCCGCGATAGAAGATGAACTCGCCCGCCTGGAGCGCCATCGAGGCTTGCAGCAGGGAGGTCTCGCAGAATTGTCCGCGCCCGGTCCGCTCACGGGCACACAGCGCGGTGACGCATCCAAGCGCGGAGATCATTGCGGCGCCGTAGTCGCAAATCGCGCAGGTCAGGTAAACCGGATGCCCATGCGGACCACCCTGTGCGGCCATCACTCCGGAGTACGACTGTAACAGCGGGTCAAAGCCGGGCCGATCGTGCTCGGGGCCGTGATTTCCAAACGCGTTTACCGACATGAAGATGATGCGCGGATTCAGCGACGAGAGCCGTGGGTAATCGAAACCGAAGCGGCGCATCCGCCCGGGGCGAAGATTCTCCACCACCACATCGGCCTTGCGCGCGAGCCCCTCAACTATTTCGCGGCCCGCCTCGGTCGCCAAATTGAGCGAAAGTCCGCGCTTGCCCTGGTTCCAGCCCAGAAAACCGAATCCGAAATGCCGAAAAGAATCGCCCTCGAGGCTTTCGATCTTGATAACAGTCGCACCGAGTTGTGCCAAAATCATCGGGCCATAGGAGCCGGCGATATAACTGGCGAAGTCCAGCACCACGATTCCGTCGAGCGGCCCCCGGGCGGGCGGCCGCGGCCCGTCAGCCGAGATCGACCGCGCCGGACCATCAGACTCTGCGAGCCACCTCCGCGCCGCACGCTCGTCGCCGCGCGCGGGCGCGGGTCCGGAAATCGCGCCCGGCGTGTCGTGAAGGAAAAACGGCAAGCCCAACTGCACCGTCGCGCCGAGCGTCGGGTCGTGGATTTCCTGGCGCATCCCCAGGGCTTGGGTCTGCTCCCAGTCGATAAATTCCTGGCGGGTCAGGACCGGCGCACAGGGGACATCGTTGTCGCGCAGAATCTTGAGCCACTCGGCGCGCGGTTTGGTGCGAAGGATCGGTTCGATGATGTCCTTCAGCGGTTGCCACTGATCACCTGGAATTCCCCAGGGAGCGTTTTCGAAGCGCGGGTCGGCAACCAGGTCGGGTCGTTCCAGCGCAAGCGTGAACTTGCCCCAGAAAGTCGAGTTACCGCACGCCGCGAACAAGTAGCGCCCGTCGCCAGCCTGAAACAATCGATAACAGGGAATCGGACCGAGCGGATCCTGGGGTCCGTGGTAGAGCGTGGTCAATTTCTCGTGGCGGATGATGCCCCCGGTCTGGAGCGAAAACGCGCCCGCGAGCAATGACACTTCAACGGCCTCCCCGGCCGCCTCCCCGCGGCGGGCAAACAGCGACGCTACCGCCGCCGTTGCTGCCATCACCCCGGCCGAATAGCTAGCTGCGGGAAATACCAGCGCGACCGGACTCGCGCTGCGCGCCCATTGGCTGCCGGTTATCCCGGAATAGGCAGCTACCAGATCGTCGTTCGCGTCAAACTCCGCCAGCTCACCGCGGCTACCCAGCGGCGGCACATTCACGGCTATCGCGCGGGGGTTCAACCGATGCACAGATTCCGGGTCGAGTTTCAGTCGCTTTAAATTCGCGGGAGTAAAACCGGTCACCACCACGTCGGCCCAGTGCAGCAGCTCCGCCACGCGTTCGGGAGCCGCATGCAGGTCAAAGAACAGCGACTGTTTGGAGCGGTTCAGAACGTGAAAATGTGACGAGCCGCGGCGCGCAGAACCGTCCCGCGGCTCGACCTTGATGGTTCGCGCACCCTGCTCCGCAAGAATCCACGCGGTGTACTCCGCCCCCAGGTTGGAACCGAACTCGACGACCTTAACGCCTTCCAGAGCCGACATTTCTCACCATCAAAGCGACATAAAGCATAAAAGGGATGCACCGCCGAATCGACTTTTACGCTCGGCAACCACATCGGATGGCGGAGATTGTCGTCGAGCGCGGCACAAAAGATCAACGGGTCTTCCAGCCCTGCGCTCGACTAATTCTTGCCGGGGTTCACCTCGATTTAGCGACCACCGGATTGCACGCCGCGCGGGCAGTTGGGTCACCGCGACTGCGCGCGGCACTTTCGATGGCACGATTCTCGCCTTTGGCCGGGTACCGAGGTTGCCATTTCGGTCGAGCGAACCGCGCGCGGTCCTGCCGTCGGGCACTCGCTCATTTTCAACCTACCTGTTCTTTATCAACACCAAGACGCGCCAGCCTGTCGGATTTCAATCGACTGACATCGTGGATTAATCGGGTCGTAACCTTGGCCGCCTAAGTTCACCGCGCTCGCGTATGACCTGCGCGGGACAGGCGAGGATTCTCCCGAGGGGGAGACAACTAGTTCTGAAAGACTGGAGAGAGCGATGAGAAAACCAATCGTGGTGGCTGCGTTGCTCGTGCTGGTCGGAGCGTTGGGCGGCTACGCATCCAGCCGCGCGGCGCTGCTGATCAACGGCGCGGGAGCAACCTTTCCGTACCCTATCTACTCGAAATGGTTCGATGTCTACGCCAAGCAAGTCCCCGACGTAAAATTCAACTATCAGTCGATCGGTTCCGGCGGCGGAATCCGGATGTTAACCAACCGTACGGTCGATATCGGTGCAAGCGACGCGCCCATGAGCGATGAACAGCTCAAAGCGGCGCCGGGGAAGATTCTCCATTTTCCTTCGGTGATGGGCGCGGTGGTAGTTGCCTATAACCTGCCCGGCTTCAGCGGAACACTCAAACTCGACGGGCCGACCGTCGCCGATATCTTCATGGGCAAGATCACCAAGTGGAACGATCCAAAGATCGCGGCGCTCAATCCGGGTGCTACTCTCCCCGCCACCGACATCGTGGTCGCCCATCGCTCTGACGGGAGCGGCACCAGTTACATCTTCACCGATTACCTTTCCAAGGTTAGTCCCGCCTGGGCCAGCGGCGTCGGCAAGGCGACCGCCGTCAAATGGCCGGTCGGATTGGGCGGCAAGGGCAACGAAGGGGTAACTGCGCTGGTGCAGCAGACGCCTGGCTCGATCGGCTACATCGAGCTGATTTACGCGCTTACCAATCACATCCCGTTTGCCGATCTAAAGAATCATGATGGCAACTGGGTCAAGGCCAGCCTGGAGGGAGTTACCGCGGCCGCAGCAGGTGCAGCGGCGAACATGCCATCCGATTTCCGCGTATCGATCACCGACGCGTCGGGCGCAAGTGCATACCCGATCTCGTCGTTTACCTACCTGCTGGTTTTTCAGCAGCAAAGCAAACGCGATGTCGGCGAGCAGGTAAAGCGGTTCATCAACTGGGCGCTGCATACGGGCCAGCAGTACGCGCCGCCCCTGAACTACGCTCCGCTTCCCGCCCAGGTGGTCGAGCTTGCGGCCAAGCAGGTGGACACAATCGAGCTTCCAGCCAAGTAACGAGCAGCACGAGGGGAGAGTTAAGAGATGGGTTCGAAGATGAATAGTCAGTTTCTGCGAATGAGTATTGGCGCAGGGGTAATCGTGGTAGGGTTGGCCAGCTGCTACAGCAGGAGCACAAGTGGAGGCAACTTCCCTCCGCCGGGCGCGGCGATGGCCAACGGCCAGCCGATTGTGCCTGCCGACATGAGCAACTGCACCCTCATAAGTTCCAGCTCGCCCACAAAATACGAATGCGGCGGCAAGCAATACACCACCTTCGATCTCTACCGGGCGCGCAGGGCGCGCGAGAATTATAAGAACGTCGGCGGCGGGCCGTCGGAGACCGTCGTCCAGCAGGGAAGCAAGCAACAGTAAGGGCAGGCGAAACAGAGACGGGCGTTACGGCGCCTGACGACTCAACGTTACGGCGCCCGAGGACAAGAGGAGGAACCCTGGTGAAAGTCGCAAAGCGTAGATTTCTAGTGGCGGCCATCCTAAGCGTGGTTTTGATCGCGCTGGGAACATCGGTGCCCGCGCGAGCGCAGGGCTATTCAACACCGATGCTGAAATTGTATGTCGATCCGGTCACCGGGCAGGTGTTCACCCGGCCCGGAAAAGGACGCTCCCTGCTGACCGAGGTGCCGGCCACGACGCTGGATGCGAACGCCATCGAGCGGCGGGTAGAGCAGAAAACCCAGGTGCAACTCGATGCCAACAAGCAGCAGATTCAGCAGCTGGTCCACCAGAATTCCGAGCTTACTCAGAGCAATGCGGATTTGGAGCGTCAGGTGGCGGAGATCAAACCCGCTTGGCGTAGCTATATCGACAACTTCCAGGACAAGTTCCGTATCGGAACCCTGATCTACGCAGACTGGCGCCTGTACACCCACACCGGATTTCAACCGCAGGAACTGACGCAGATTATGAAT
It contains:
- the pstS gene encoding phosphate ABC transporter substrate-binding protein PstS; protein product: MRKPIVVAALLVLVGALGGYASSRAALLINGAGATFPYPIYSKWFDVYAKQVPDVKFNYQSIGSGGGIRMLTNRTVDIGASDAPMSDEQLKAAPGKILHFPSVMGAVVVAYNLPGFSGTLKLDGPTVADIFMGKITKWNDPKIAALNPGATLPATDIVVAHRSDGSGTSYIFTDYLSKVSPAWASGVGKATAVKWPVGLGGKGNEGVTALVQQTPGSIGYIELIYALTNHIPFADLKNHDGNWVKASLEGVTAAAAGAAANMPSDFRVSITDASGASAYPISSFTYLLVFQQQSKRDVGEQVKRFINWALHTGQQYAPPLNYAPLPAQVVELAAKQVDTIELPAK
- a CDS encoding CoA transferase translates to MSALEGVKVVEFGSNLGAEYTAWILAEQGARTIKVEPRDGSARRGSSHFHVLNRSKQSLFFDLHAAPERVAELLHWADVVVTGFTPANLKRLKLDPESVHRLNPRAIAVNVPPLGSRGELAEFDANDDLVAAYSGITGSQWARSASPVALVFPAASYSAGVMAATAAVASLFARRGEAAGEAVEVSLLAGAFSLQTGGIIRHEKLTTLYHGPQDPLGPIPCYRLFQAGDGRYLFAACGNSTFWGKFTLALERPDLVADPRFENAPWGIPGDQWQPLKDIIEPILRTKPRAEWLKILRDNDVPCAPVLTRQEFIDWEQTQALGMRQEIHDPTLGATVQLGLPFFLHDTPGAISGPAPARGDERAARRWLAESDGPARSISADGPRPPARGPLDGIVVLDFASYIAGSYGPMILAQLGATVIKIESLEGDSFRHFGFGFLGWNQGKRGLSLNLATEAGREIVEGLARKADVVVENLRPGRMRRFGFDYPRLSSLNPRIIFMSVNAFGNHGPEHDRPGFDPLLQSYSGVMAAQGGPHGHPVYLTCAICDYGAAMISALGCVTALCARERTGRGQFCETSLLQASMALQAGEFIFYRGRPDLENGSAEHRGRSA